A single Brienomyrus brachyistius isolate T26 chromosome 11, BBRACH_0.4, whole genome shotgun sequence DNA region contains:
- the LOC125751803 gene encoding lysosomal protective protein-like: protein MLQRLVLLSVVFFVKCLAQDHADLVTSLPGLTESPNFKHYSGYLQAGPGKYFHYWFVESQHSPSTDPLVLWLNGGPGCSSMEGFLAENGPFHLKDNGKVYINPFSWNKQANVLYLDSPAGVGFSYSTSGNYEIGDPQVAEDNYQALQQFFVRFPSFVSNDFYVFAESYGGVYGPSLSKLIASGPAKINFKGFAVGNGMSSYALNDQSLIYFAYYHGLLSEELWTDLNQYCCSSVSCNFYNNSDTSCQNSVFDALYEVESIGLNIYNLYDQCYGGVPTSRYISDTSNLFRQYRFTFKAPQTMASIPGVPMCINATAMYYWLNTPSVRTALHIPSSVQSWELCSSTVGDLYQRVYMDMSPFYEYLLQKNLKILVYNGDVDMACNFLGSKWFVEGLNQKLVKPYRPWFYNNQIAGYVAQYEKITFLTVKGSGHMVPQYKPGPALQMFMNYLSDSY, encoded by the exons ATGCTCCAGCGCCTCGTCTTGCTCTCTGTCGTCTTCTTCGTGAAATGCCTCGCCCAGGATCACGCCGATCTGGTCACCTCCCTGCCCGGACTGACAGAGAGCCCAAACTTCAAACACTATTCCGGCTACCTTCAGGCTGGTCCTGGGAAATACTTCCACTACTG GTTTGTGGAGTCCCAGCATAGTCCATCGACAGACCCCCTGGTGCTGTGGCTGAATGGGGGCCCAGGCTGCAGCTCCATGGAGGGCTTCCTTGCAGAGAACGGACCTTTCCAT CTGAAGGACAACGGCAAGGTGTACATTAATCCCTTCAGCTGGAACAAGCAGGCCAATGTGCTCTACCTGGACTCCCCAGCGGGGGTGGGATTCTCCTACTCCACCAGTGGAAACTACGAGATCGGTGACCCTCAG GTGGCTGAGGATAACTACCAGGCTCTTCAGCAGTTCTTCGTCAGGTTCCCGTCTTTTGTCAGCAATGACTTCTACGTGTTTGCAGAGAGTTACGGCGGAGTTTACGGTCCTTCTCTATCTAAGCTCATCGCCAGTGGCCCTGCCAAAATCAACTTCAAG GGATTTGCGGTGGGCAACGGCATGTCCAGCTACGCTCTCAATGACCAGTCGCTCATATATTTCGCATATTACCACGGCCTCCTAAGTGAAGA GCTGTGGACCGATTTAAACCAGTACTGCTGTAGCAGCGTCTCCTGCAACTTCTATAACAACAGCGACACCTCTTGTCAGAATTCA GTATTCGATGCTCTCTATGAGGTTGAAAGCATTGGACTGAACATCTACAACCTGTACGACCAGTGCTACGGTGGGGTGCCCACTAGTcggtacatttcagacacatcTAATCTCTTCCGCCAGTACAGATTCACGTTCAAAGCCCCG CAGACGATGGCATCTATCCCAGGTGTCCCCATGTGCATCAATGCTACAGCTATGTACTACTGGCTGAACACACCCAGTGTGCGCACTGCCCTGCACATCCCCAGCAGTGTGCAGTCGTGGGAGCTCTGCAG CTCCACAGTGGGTGACCTCTACCAGCGGGTCTACATGGATATGAGTCCCTTCTACGAGTACCTGCTTCAGAAGAACCTAAAGATTCTGGTGTACAATGGTGATGTTGACATGGCCTGCAACTTCCTCGGTAGCAAGTGGTTTGTGGAGGGTCTGAACCAGAAG CTGGTGAAGCCATACCGTCCCTGGTTCTACAACAACCAGATAGCTGGATATGTGGCACAGTATGAGAAGATCACCTTCCTCACTGTCAAG GGTTCTGGTCACATGGTTCCTCAGTACAAGCCAGGTCCAGCTCTCCAGATGTTCATGAACTACCTCTCAGATTCGTATTAA
- the si:ch211-122f10.4 gene encoding cathepsin A-like, with translation MFLCGLLWVFAVLCSPTWAYYDPDEITSLPGMSFKPNYRQWSGYLKASPGKYLHYWFVTSQNNPQKDPLVLWLNGGPGCSSLDGFLSENGPFHVNDDGATLYENEFSWNKIANVLYLESPAGVGYSYSDDQQYETDDDQVADNNYLALQSFFSKFPSFIQNEFFIFGESYGGIYAPTLSLRVATGGSLKTNFKGFAVGNGITSFDINDQSLIYFGNFHGLFGNALWEDLNSNCCKNNVCNFYNNSSPACSIAVSQAFHIVYSLGLNVYALYLDCAGGVGPFQHAMRYHFRAYRKHWETNQLVAVGASVGGGIGEVPPCINSTAQINWLNRGDVRKALHIPDILPAWDICSDEVGGHYHTKYETMRDIYLKLLSLGLRVLVYNGDTDMACNFLGCQWFVEALNQKETTPYQHWLFDNQVAGFYQQFGNITFLTVKGAGHMVPQWAPGPAYHMFQSFLSNGSY, from the exons ATGTTTTTGTGCGGTTTGTTGTGGGTTTTCGCCGTTTTGTGCAGCCCTACTTGGGCATATTACGATCCCGATGAAATAACCAGTCTACCTGGAATGTCTTTTAAACCGAACTACAGACAGTGGTCGGGGTACCTAAAAGCGAGTCCAGGGAAGTATCTTCATTACTG GTTTGTAACGTCTCAGAATAACCCACAGAAAGACCCTTTGGTTCTGTGGCTCAATGGCGGGCCAGGCTGCAGCTCCCTGGATGGCTTTCTCTCGGAGAATGGACCGTTTCAT GTAAATGATGATGGGGCCACTCTTTATGAGAATGAGTTTAGCTGGAATAAAATCGCCAACGTGCTGTACCTGGAGTCACCAGCAGGGGTGGGCTATTCGTATTCAGATGACCAGCAGTATGAGACCGATGACGACCAG GTGGCTGACAACAACTACCTCGCACTTCAAAGTTTCTTCAGCAAATTTCCCAGTTTTATCCAGAATGAGTTCTTCATTTTCGGGGAGAGCTACGGTGGAATCTATGCACCCACACTGAGTCTTAGGGTGGCAACCGGGGGATCGCTCAAAACAAACTTCAAG GGTTTTGCTGTCGGAAATGGCATCACTAGCTTTGACATCAACGATCAGTCTCTCATCTACTTTGGAAACTTCCATGGCCTATTTGGAAACGC ATTGTGGGAAGATCTAAACAGCAACTGCTGTAAGAACAACGTCTGCAACTTCTACAACAACAGCAGTCCAGCGTGCTCCATAGCG GTGTCCCAGGCCTTCCACATCGTGTACAGCTTAGGCCTGAATGTCTACGCTCTGTATCTGGACTGTGCCGGAGGGGTTGGCCCATTCCAGCACGCCATGCGGTACCACTTCAGGGCCTACAGGAAGCACTGGGAGACTAACCAG CTGGTCGCCGTGGGTGCCTCAGTGGGGGGTGGGATCGGAGAGGTGCCCCCCTGCATCAACAGCACAGCTCAAATTAACTGGCTGAACCGCGGTGATGTGCGGAAGGCACTGCATatcccagacatcctgcctgccTGGGACATCTGCAG CGATGAGGTGGGAGGCCACTACCACACTAAGTACGAGACCATGCGGGACATCTACCTGAAGCTTCTGAGCCTGGGACTAAGGGTGCTGGTGTACAACGGGGATACAGATATGGCCTGCAACTTCCTGGGCTGCCAGTGGTTTGTGGAGGCACTCAACCAGAAG GAAACCACACCCTACCAGCACTGGCTGTTTGACAACCAAGTCGCTGGGTTTTACCAGCAGTTTGGCAACATTACTTTCCTGACTGTCAAG GGGGCAGGGCACATGGTCCCACAATGGGCTCCGGGACCCGCCTACCACATGTTCCAGTCATTCCTGTCTAATGGCTCCTATTGA